In one Nicotiana sylvestris chromosome 8, ASM39365v2, whole genome shotgun sequence genomic region, the following are encoded:
- the LOC138874837 gene encoding uncharacterized protein, producing MHNRAESSPVVEVKEKQYNDPLLVQLKEGIYKHKTTIFSLGMDDGSLQYQRRLCVPSIDGLRERLMAEAHTSKYSVHPGSTKMYHDLKEIYWWNYMKRNVADFATRCLNCQQVKAEHQHPGSRDDHFPLIEFAYNNSFHASIKMAPFEALYVRRCKSSIGWFEVGEAELIGPDLVHQAMEKVNIIKERLKTAQSHQKSYSNVRRRDLEFKEDDSVELPPEMSLVHRVFHVSMLKKVVGDPSAIVPVKTIKVNEAQSYEEILVAILDRQVWKLRNKEIAFVKVLWRNQQVEETTLGAEEEMKKKYPHLFV from the exons ATGCataatagggctgaatcatccCCTGTGGTGGAGGTCAAAGAAAAGCAATACAATGATCCGTTGTTGGTACAACTGAAGGAAGGGATTTATAAACATAAGACCACAATTTTTTctcttggcatggatgatggttcACTACAGTACCAACGACGACTATGTGTTCCAAGTATTGATGGTCTTCGAGAAAGACTTATGGCAGAAGCTCATACATCCAagtattccgtgcacccaggttctacaaaaatgtatcatgacctCAAAGAGATCTATTGGTGGAATTACATGAAAAGGAACGTGGCAGACTTTGCGACAAGAtgtctgaattgtcagcaagtaaaggccGAGCATCAACATCCTG gtagccgAGATGATCATTTTCCACTcattgagtttgcttataacaatagcttcCATGCAAGTATTaagatggcaccatttgaggccTTATACGTTAGGAGATGTAAATCttccattgggtggttcgaggttggggaagctgaattgatagggccagaccttgtgcatcaggctatggagaaGGTTAATATCATTAAGGAGCGGTTGAAGACTGCTCAGAGTCACCAAAAATCCTACTCGAATGTTCGTCGCAGAGActtagagttcaaagaagatgattcg GTTGAGCtaccacccgagatgtcattggtgcACCGggtattccatgtgtctatgttgaagaaggtagtgggagatccgtccgcTATTGTGCCGGTTAAGACTATTAAGGTTAATGAAGCGCAGTCATATGAAGAGATTttagttgccattcttgataggcaagtttggaagttgagaaataaagaaattgccttcgtgaaagtgttatggcgaaaccAGCAGGTTGAAGAAACCACTTTGggagccgaggaagaaatgaaaaagaagtacccacatttgtttgtatAG
- the LOC138874838 gene encoding uncharacterized protein — MGAWKSGGDASAMWTATTDCITEAAREVLGVSKGYSSRHKSDWWWNDVVQGKVEAKKADYIKKEAKLAVIEAKTAAFGRMYEELGDKDGDKKLFQLAKAREKKARNLDQVRCIKDEDGRVFMEEAQIRQRWQS, encoded by the exons ATGGGTGCCTGGAAGAGTGGTGGGGATGCTAGCGCTATGTGGACGGCAACGACGGACTGTATAACGGAGGCAGCGAGAGAGGTGTTGGGAGTTTCGAAAGGTTACTCTAGCAGGCACAAAAGcgattggtggtggaatgacgtggtacaaggtaaagtggaagccaaGAAAGCGGATTACATTAA gaaggaggcgaaatTAGCGGTTATAGAGGCTAAGACTGCTGCATTTGGTCGGATGTATGAGGAGCTTGGGGACAAAGATGGGGACAAGAAATTATTCCAGTTGGCCAAAGCGAGAGAGAAGAAGGCTCGCAACTTGgatcaagtgaggtgcatcaaagacgaggacGGTCGAGTATTTATGGAAGAAGCCCAGATTAGGCAAAGATGGCAGTCGTag